Proteins encoded in a region of the Lepeophtheirus salmonis chromosome 6, UVic_Lsal_1.4, whole genome shotgun sequence genome:
- the LOC121120428 gene encoding uncharacterized protein: MGFDTSDRYRRSVDSRSKLYYSYPTDSPLVTMDSPIPRLSVTRSRSVPFRYSSPQPVPEPKPKFVMYQRHYPLSPPSFPDAMIAVSRRLRNRSQYTSPQYSDLGVSSRPVIQPAALGNYAPTKYLIKSNLGCNISPDYRDYSYLPPLPYSSSRRTLKY; the protein is encoded by the exons ATGGGTTTTGATACCTCAGATAGATATAGACGAAGTGTGGATAGTCGCTCCAAACTATACTACTCATATCCAACGGATTCTCCATTAGTAACTATGGATAGTCCTATTCCAAGACTCTCTGTAACTCGAAGCAGATCAGTTCCATTTCGCTACTCTTCACCTCAGCCCGTACCGGAACCAAAGCCCAAGTTTGTCATGTATCAAAG ACATTACCCTCTATCACCACCTTCTTTTCCTGATGCCATGATCGCCGTATCTAGACGTCTCCGAAACCGATCACAGTATACAAGTCCACAGTATTCGGATTTAGGTGTCTCCTCTCGGCCAGTAATCCAACCAGCCGCTCTTGGAAATTATGCACCCACGAAATATCTAATCAAAAGCAACTTGGGATGCAACATTTCACCAGACTATCGAGACTATTCTTATCTTCCTCCACTCCCTTACTCATCTTCAAGACGAAccttgaaatattaa
- the LOC121119927 gene encoding methyl farnesoate epoxidase, giving the protein MTAIYLILILCILIYLGKSYRRKSKFPPGPPNLPIVGTLPYMNGIGSNALTDPKFGKYGDLYSLFIGNIHLVVINNYQLAKDLFAREDVSYRRETWWTLNVRGDGHPLGIINTSGHVWKEQRRFAVRNLKDFGFGKNTLDAVIQNEARFTIEDIIKESKNNNGVLRMESTFNVGIINILWQIIAGYRFDKDNEKTKEMMGHLHEVYSEGYSILHYIPAARFFIKRDKRMDDMLRTKEFFRSQIREHMKDYDASNPRDFIDVYIKEMLDEDRENFHEEQLMTTCLDFFQAGGETSATTLLWSVLYISLYPEAQAKCVEEIEAVLGKEDPSQEVYKDMVYCNATLMEIQRMASVGPLTLPHVTIKDLFIDGYCIPRGTEIYGNIIAFHNNPKFFPSPKSFRPERFIENGKLKKLEAFAPFGVGKRICMGESMAKNQLFIFFVMMLQKLKISVSENHGVPDPDAYTMGITKIPKPFYISVSSR; this is encoded by the exons ATGACTGCTATTTATTTGATCCTCATTCTTTGTATACTCATTTATTTGGGTAAAAGCTACCGTCGAAAATCCAAATTCCCACCTGGCCCGCCTAATCTACCCATAGTTGGAACTCTTCCTTACATGAATGGCATTGGGTCCAATGCACTCACAGATCCAAAGTTTGGCAAGTATGGCGATCTATATTCTCTTTTTATTGGAAACATCCATCTTGTTGTAATTAACAATTATCAG ttagCAAAAGACCTTTTTGCAAGAGAGGATGTGTCCTACAGACGTGAAACATGGTGGACACTCAATGTCAGAGGGGATGGACATCCCTTGGGTATCATTAACACATCTGGACATGTGTGGAAGGAGCAGAGACG TTTTGCAGTGAGGAATTTGAAGGACTttggttttggaaaaaatacctTAGACGCAGTTATTCAAAATGAGGCTCGCTTTACCATTGAGGATATCATCAAGGAAAG TAAAAATAACAATGGCGTCCTACGAATGGAATCAACCTTCAATGTGGGTATCATTAATATCCTTTGGCAAATCATTGCTGGCTACCGCTTCGATAAAGACAATGAAAAGACCAAGGAAATGATGGGACATCTACATGAGGTCTACTCTGAGGGCTACTCCATTCTTCATTACATCCCAGCAGCAAGGTTCTTTATTAAACGAGATAAAAGAATGGATGACATGCTTCGGACCAAAGAATTCTTTCGGAGTCAGATTAG AGAACATATGAAGGACTATGATGCCTCGAATCCACGGGattttattgatgtatatatCAAGGAAATGTTAGATGAGGATCGCGAGAATTTTCACGAGGAGCAACTTATGACAACTTGCTTGGATTTCTTTCAAGCAGGGGGTGAAACATCTGCCACAACTCTTCTTTGGAGCGTGTTGTATATTTCCCTATACCCTGAAGCACAAGCCAAGTGTGTAGAGGAAATTGAGGCTGTTTTGGGGAAAGAGGACCCTTCACAAGAGGTCTATAAGGATATGGTTTATTGTAATGCAACTCTCATGGAAATACAAAG aatggCGAGTGTAGGTCCACTTACTCTTCCACACGTCACTATCAAGGACCTCTTTATTGATGGATATTGCATCCCTAGAGGTACGGAGATCTACGGAAACATCATAGCCTTTCACAACAACCCCAAATTCTTTCCTTCCCCTAAGTCCTTCCGCCCAGAGAGGTTTATAGAGAATGGGAAGCTCAAGAAACTAGAGGCTTTTGCTCCTTTTGGTGTAGGAAAGCGGATTTGCATGGGAGAGTCAATGGCTAAGAAccaattgtttatattttttgtcatgatGCTTCAAAAGTTAAAGATATCTGTGTCAGAGAATCATGGAGTGCCTGATCCAGACGCATATACCATGGGTATTACAAAGATTCCAAAGCCATTTTACATCTCTGTCTCTTCAAGATGA